In one window of Streptomyces roseofulvus DNA:
- a CDS encoding LURP-one-related/scramblase family protein — translation MKYLVRDKIFALGDDYWIEDEGGRHAFLVDGKALRLRDTLELKDPDGRVLVTLREKFFALRDAMTIERDERPLATVRRKRLSLLRNHYRVSLVDGTELDVSGRILDREFAVEYDGELLAHISRRWLRVRDTYAVDVVREDADAALLIAVAVCVIRMAEREG, via the coding sequence ATGAAATACCTCGTACGGGACAAGATCTTCGCGCTCGGCGACGACTACTGGATCGAGGACGAGGGCGGTCGGCACGCCTTCCTCGTCGACGGCAAGGCGCTGCGGCTGCGGGACACGCTGGAGCTGAAGGACCCCGACGGGCGGGTGCTGGTCACCCTGCGGGAGAAGTTCTTCGCGCTGCGGGACGCGATGACGATCGAGCGGGACGAGCGGCCCCTCGCGACGGTGCGCCGCAAGCGGCTCTCGCTGCTGCGCAACCACTACCGGGTGTCCCTGGTCGACGGGACCGAACTGGACGTCAGCGGGCGGATCCTGGACCGGGAGTTCGCCGTCGAGTACGACGGCGAACTCCTGGCCCACATCTCCCGCCGGTGGCTGCGCGTCCGGGACACGTACGCCGTGGACGTGGTCCGCGAGGACGCCGACGCGGCCCTGCTGATCGCGGTGGCGGTGTGCGTGATCCGGATGGCCGAGCGGGAGGGCTAG
- a CDS encoding trans-sulfuration enzyme family protein, with protein MITESPATTDHGVRPETLAVHPPRVEITGSVPLGVPLHQGHVFAFESADALADSMHSGDSFLYSRMGNPTVRTLEDAVARLEGAAGALSFASGMGAINTVLLGLLSGGGHVIAQRCLYGGTYAMLTDLAARWGVDVSYVSGTDPAEVAAALRPTTRLLYLETIANPTTRVADIPALAAVAREAGVPVAVDNTFASPLLCRPLALGADLAIHSATKYLAGHADVLGGVVAVGDPELLARLRHFAVELGATTDPFAAWLTLRGMQTLPLRMERHCASAADLAARLAAHPAVSAVRYPGLDGHPDREIAERLLPDGAGGVVSLDLAGGRDAGRAFVEAVRLASLSVSLGDVKTLVMHPASTSHRQLDAAALEAAGIGPGTVRLAVGIEHVEDLWTDLDQALAKAL; from the coding sequence ATGATCACCGAGAGCCCCGCCACCACGGACCACGGTGTCCGCCCCGAGACCCTCGCCGTGCACCCGCCCCGGGTCGAGATCACCGGCAGCGTGCCGCTCGGCGTCCCCCTCCACCAGGGCCACGTCTTCGCCTTCGAGTCCGCCGACGCCCTCGCCGACTCCATGCACTCCGGCGACTCCTTCCTCTACAGCCGCATGGGCAACCCCACCGTCCGCACCCTGGAGGACGCCGTCGCCCGCCTGGAGGGCGCGGCCGGCGCGCTCTCCTTCGCCTCCGGCATGGGCGCCATCAACACCGTCCTCCTCGGACTGCTCTCCGGCGGCGGCCACGTCATCGCCCAGCGCTGTCTCTACGGCGGCACGTACGCCATGCTCACCGACCTCGCCGCCCGCTGGGGCGTCGACGTCAGCTACGTCTCCGGCACGGACCCGGCGGAGGTCGCCGCCGCGCTGCGCCCCACCACCCGCCTCCTCTACCTGGAGACCATCGCCAACCCCACCACCCGCGTCGCCGACATCCCGGCCCTCGCCGCCGTCGCCCGCGAGGCCGGCGTCCCCGTCGCCGTCGACAACACCTTCGCCTCTCCGCTGCTCTGCCGCCCGCTCGCCCTCGGCGCCGACCTCGCGATCCACTCGGCCACCAAGTACCTCGCCGGCCACGCCGACGTCCTCGGCGGCGTCGTCGCCGTCGGCGACCCCGAGCTGCTCGCCCGGCTGCGCCACTTCGCCGTCGAACTGGGCGCCACCACCGACCCCTTCGCCGCCTGGCTGACCCTGCGCGGCATGCAGACCCTGCCGCTGCGGATGGAACGCCACTGCGCCTCGGCCGCCGACCTCGCCGCCCGGCTCGCGGCCCACCCGGCGGTCTCCGCCGTCCGCTACCCCGGCCTGGACGGCCACCCCGACCGGGAGATCGCCGAGCGGCTGCTGCCGGACGGCGCGGGCGGGGTGGTCTCGCTGGACCTCGCGGGCGGCCGGGACGCCGGCCGGGCCTTCGTCGAGGCGGTCCGGCTGGCCTCCCTCTCGGTCTCCCTCGGCGACGTGAAGACCCTGGTCATGCACCCGGCGTCCACCTCGCACCGCCAGCTCGACGCCGCCGCCCTGGAGGCGGCCGGCATCGGCCCCGGCACCGTCCGCCTCGCGGTCGGCATCGAGCACGTCGAGGACCTGTGGACGGACCTCGACCAGGCCCTGGCGAAGGCGCTCTAG
- a CDS encoding histidine kinase: MPSFDVTRSRFRLADDHVFVLAQMATGQPVPESLAGAEAQLREAGLINGAGELSALLLPVMKTVVQPTVIVSLEAGGRQGTLLHGLLVGEESVVCHESWPGEAEAVYRLVEPRTVVWTLADLVALRQSGDVPGDEAVVETTVGALEAGLAALEKAASTPGADERALVAAALAAAGGPAGPLADLIVELRSQWRVTAAWQGSQGGQAGVVARAVAAWDCGPLGYWLRELPAEPVAEGGVTPESAFRLRRVTPKRLWQSLTDLLPDAAELAA, encoded by the coding sequence ATGCCTTCCTTCGATGTGACCCGGTCCCGTTTCCGTCTCGCTGACGACCACGTGTTCGTCCTGGCCCAGATGGCGACCGGGCAGCCGGTGCCGGAGTCCCTGGCGGGCGCGGAGGCGCAGCTGCGGGAGGCCGGGCTGATCAACGGCGCCGGTGAGCTGTCGGCCCTGCTGCTGCCGGTGATGAAGACCGTCGTCCAGCCGACCGTGATCGTCTCCCTGGAGGCCGGCGGCCGGCAGGGCACGCTGCTCCACGGGCTCCTCGTCGGCGAGGAGAGCGTCGTCTGCCACGAGAGCTGGCCGGGCGAGGCCGAGGCCGTCTACCGGCTCGTCGAGCCGCGGACGGTGGTGTGGACGCTCGCCGACCTCGTCGCGCTCCGCCAGTCCGGTGACGTGCCGGGGGACGAGGCGGTCGTGGAGACGACGGTCGGTGCCCTGGAGGCGGGCCTGGCGGCCCTGGAGAAGGCGGCGTCGACGCCGGGCGCGGACGAGCGGGCCCTGGTGGCGGCGGCGCTGGCGGCGGCGGGCGGCCCGGCCGGTCCGCTGGCGGACCTGATCGTCGAGCTGCGCTCGCAGTGGCGGGTGACCGCCGCCTGGCAGGGGAGCCAGGGCGGTCAGGCGGGCGTCGTGGCGCGGGCCGTGGCGGCCTGGGACTGCGGGCCGCTGGGCTACTGGCTGCGGGAGCTGCCGGCGGAGCCGGTGGCCGAGGGCGGCGTCACGCCGGAGAGCGCGTTCCGCCTGCGCCGGGTCACGCCGAAGCGGCTGTGGCAGTCCCTGACGGACCTCCTCCCGGACGCGGCGGAACTGGCGGCCTGA
- a CDS encoding SMI1/KNR4 family protein, whose product MSATSRDGAVAVFAGLFGPPPEGPAIPVDWAAVEAWLGLPLPADYKAIADVYGPLDLGERLWIQTPYARDSEGFDYGHFVEESRRTAPGVLPFGATRTSGTLFWDTTAGDDPDAWPVLLHDPHAERAGRDPWRRLGVTLLPALALLVDEGLARSLARSGLAGDSAGPWTPPPRRPAPTPAQRAAFTGGGTGLDTLTALVPPPPEPYLGERDWTWVHERLGTRLPAEYVRLTETYGGGVWCDWLRVKLPLGTGEYDLVAWAHWCTDNYRGLRANFPDRHPLAAWPEPGGLLPFASSIDGDQLCWLTEGDDPDAWPLIVFPRHDRQGPPLTGTLTEVLLGWLRGALVVEGLPRLAYPHEDPLDLITYEPRTAPRSR is encoded by the coding sequence ATGAGCGCGACGTCCCGGGACGGCGCCGTCGCCGTCTTCGCCGGGCTCTTCGGGCCCCCGCCCGAAGGGCCCGCGATCCCCGTCGACTGGGCGGCCGTCGAGGCGTGGCTCGGACTGCCGCTGCCCGCCGACTACAAGGCGATCGCCGACGTCTACGGCCCCCTCGACCTCGGCGAACGGCTCTGGATCCAGACGCCGTACGCCCGCGACAGCGAGGGCTTCGACTACGGCCACTTCGTCGAGGAGTCCCGCCGCACGGCCCCCGGCGTCCTCCCCTTCGGCGCCACCCGCACCTCCGGCACCCTCTTCTGGGACACGACCGCCGGCGACGACCCCGACGCCTGGCCCGTCCTCCTCCACGACCCGCACGCCGAGCGCGCCGGCCGCGACCCCTGGCGCCGCCTCGGCGTCACCCTGCTGCCCGCCCTCGCCCTGCTCGTGGACGAGGGCCTGGCCCGGTCCCTCGCCCGCAGCGGCCTCGCCGGCGACTCCGCGGGGCCCTGGACGCCGCCGCCCCGCCGCCCGGCGCCGACCCCGGCGCAGCGCGCCGCGTTCACCGGCGGCGGCACCGGCCTCGACACCCTCACCGCCCTCGTCCCGCCGCCCCCGGAGCCGTACCTCGGGGAACGGGACTGGACCTGGGTGCACGAGCGCCTCGGCACCCGCCTGCCCGCGGAGTACGTCCGGCTGACGGAGACGTACGGCGGCGGCGTCTGGTGCGACTGGCTGCGCGTCAAGCTGCCGCTGGGCACGGGCGAGTACGACCTCGTGGCCTGGGCCCACTGGTGCACCGACAACTACCGCGGCCTGCGCGCGAACTTCCCCGACCGGCACCCGCTGGCCGCCTGGCCGGAGCCCGGCGGCCTGCTGCCCTTCGCGAGCTCCATCGACGGCGACCAGCTGTGCTGGCTCACCGAGGGCGACGACCCCGACGCCTGGCCGCTGATCGTCTTCCCCCGGCACGACCGTCAGGGGCCGCCGCTCACCGGCACCCTCACCGAGGTCCTGCTCGGCTGGCTGCGCGGGGCACTCGTCGTCGAGGGCCTGCCCCGCCTCGCGTACCCGCACGAGGACCCGCTCGACCTGATCACGTACGAGCCCCGGACGGCCCCCCGCAGCCGGTGA
- a CDS encoding carbon-nitrogen family hydrolase, giving the protein MRASLIQIAVDPDEPVADRRARAARLVREERGAADLVVLPELWPVGAFAADLFQPESEPLHGPTYKSMAAAARDAEVWLHAGSFVEAAGGALHNTSLVFSPDGELAASYRKIHRFGFDKGEAVLMAAGEDLVTFDLPHLTVGVGTCYDLRFPELFRGLVDAGAEAFVVPAGWPARRRAHWRLLAQARAVENQAYVLACGTAGSHAGVEQAGHSLVVDPWGEIVAEAGPGEEVLRAVLDPAKPAAIREEFPALKDRVLGVAAPRRTRVR; this is encoded by the coding sequence GTGCGCGCCTCGCTGATCCAGATCGCGGTAGACCCGGACGAACCGGTCGCCGACCGGCGGGCCCGCGCGGCCCGCCTCGTACGGGAGGAACGCGGGGCCGCGGACCTCGTCGTCCTCCCCGAACTGTGGCCCGTGGGCGCCTTCGCCGCCGACCTCTTCCAGCCCGAGTCCGAACCCCTCCACGGCCCCACCTACAAGTCAATGGCTGCTGCCGCCCGCGACGCCGAGGTCTGGCTGCACGCCGGCTCCTTCGTCGAGGCCGCCGGCGGCGCCCTCCACAACACCTCGCTGGTCTTCTCCCCCGACGGCGAACTCGCCGCCTCCTACCGCAAGATCCACCGCTTCGGCTTCGACAAGGGCGAGGCCGTCCTCATGGCCGCCGGGGAGGACCTGGTCACCTTCGACCTGCCGCACCTCACCGTCGGCGTCGGCACCTGCTACGACCTCCGCTTCCCCGAGCTCTTCCGGGGCCTCGTCGACGCCGGCGCCGAGGCGTTCGTCGTCCCCGCCGGCTGGCCCGCCCGCCGCCGCGCCCACTGGCGGCTCCTCGCCCAGGCCCGGGCCGTCGAGAACCAGGCGTACGTCCTCGCCTGCGGCACCGCCGGCAGCCACGCGGGCGTCGAGCAGGCCGGCCACTCGCTGGTCGTCGACCCGTGGGGCGAGATCGTCGCGGAGGCCGGACCCGGCGAGGAGGTCCTGCGGGCCGTCCTGGACCCGGCGAAGCCCGCCGCGATCCGCGAGGAGTTCCCCGCCCTCAAGGACCGGGTCCTCGGCGTCGCCGCGCCGCGCCGGACACGGGTCCGATGA
- a CDS encoding maleylpyruvate isomerase family mycothiol-dependent enzyme, translating into MTVHPSLQNYADAWTHSIEAIAELVQPLVEGEWNRATPCPGWSVRDIVSHVIGMETEMLGDPRPIHSLPRDLYHVRSDFARYMEVQVDVRRHHTAPEMTSELEYILIRRARQLRNENRSPDHVIRAPLGAEQTLEQGYRLRAFDTWVHEQDLRTALGRPGNLDSPGATVVRDLLLEALPKVVAKDAGAPAGSAVVVDVTGPVEFLRTVRVDAEGRGSIDGAPSLGPAVTLATDWETYVRLACGRVRPAEVADRVKTEGDPDLAAAILDHFAVTPN; encoded by the coding sequence GTGACCGTCCATCCCAGCCTCCAGAACTACGCCGACGCCTGGACCCATTCCATCGAAGCGATAGCCGAGCTGGTGCAGCCGCTCGTGGAGGGCGAGTGGAACCGGGCGACTCCGTGCCCCGGCTGGTCGGTGCGCGACATCGTGTCCCATGTGATCGGCATGGAGACGGAGATGCTCGGCGACCCGCGGCCGATCCACTCGCTCCCGCGGGACCTGTACCACGTGCGCAGTGACTTCGCCCGGTACATGGAGGTGCAGGTCGACGTCCGGCGGCACCACACGGCGCCGGAGATGACCTCGGAGCTGGAGTACATCCTGATCCGCCGGGCCCGCCAGCTCCGCAACGAGAACCGCTCCCCCGACCACGTCATCCGGGCCCCGCTGGGCGCGGAGCAGACCCTGGAGCAGGGCTACCGGCTGCGGGCCTTCGACACCTGGGTGCACGAGCAGGACCTGCGGACCGCGCTGGGGCGGCCGGGGAACCTGGACTCGCCGGGCGCGACGGTGGTGCGGGACCTCCTCCTGGAGGCGCTGCCGAAGGTGGTCGCGAAGGACGCGGGCGCGCCGGCGGGGTCGGCGGTCGTGGTGGACGTGACCGGGCCGGTGGAGTTCCTGCGGACGGTGCGGGTGGACGCGGAGGGGCGGGGTTCGATCGACGGGGCGCCGTCGCTGGGCCCGGCGGTGACGCTGGCGACGGACTGGGAGACGTACGTGCGTCTGGCCTGCGGCCGGGTCCGGCCGGCCGAGGTGGCCGACCGGGTCAAGACCGAGGGCGACCCGGACCTGGCGGCCGCGATCCTCGATCACTTCGCGGTGACGCCGAACTGA
- a CDS encoding MFS transporter, with amino-acid sequence MSGRTGYGSAVTLPGDPPGGRRAALVWGVGVGVYFVAVIFRTSLGVAGLDAADRFHVGASALSTFSILQLLVYAGMQIPVGLMVDRLGTKKVLALGVVLFTLGQLGFALSPTYPMALASRALLGCGDAMTFISVLRLGGRWFPARRGPLIAQLAGLIGMAGNLVSTVVLSRALHGLGWTTTFVGSSLAGVLVLVLLLLFLKDHPEGYEPTPVQHAGAAYVRRQIAESWREPGTRLGLWVHFTTQFPAMVFLLLWGLPFLVEAQGLSRGTAGELLTLVVLSNMAVGLAYGQIIARHGGARAPLALGTVAATALLWAATIAYPGDHAPMWLLVTLCAVLGACGPASMIGFDFARPANPPERQGTASGIVNMGGFVASMTTLLAIGVLLDATGDDYRIAFSSVFVLEALGVAQILRLKSRTHRRERERLVASRVEAVHVPV; translated from the coding sequence GTGAGCGGCCGCACCGGCTACGGCTCCGCCGTCACCCTCCCCGGCGACCCGCCCGGCGGCCGCCGCGCCGCCCTCGTCTGGGGCGTCGGCGTCGGCGTCTACTTCGTCGCCGTCATCTTCCGCACCTCGCTCGGCGTCGCCGGACTCGACGCCGCCGACCGCTTCCACGTGGGCGCCTCCGCGCTCTCCACCTTCTCCATACTCCAGCTGCTGGTCTACGCCGGCATGCAGATACCCGTCGGCCTCATGGTCGACCGGCTCGGCACCAAGAAGGTCCTCGCCCTCGGCGTCGTCCTCTTCACCCTGGGCCAGCTGGGCTTCGCGCTCTCCCCCACCTACCCGATGGCGCTGGCCTCCCGCGCCCTCCTCGGCTGCGGCGACGCCATGACGTTCATCAGCGTCCTGCGGCTCGGCGGCCGCTGGTTCCCGGCCCGCCGCGGCCCCCTCATCGCCCAGCTCGCCGGCCTCATCGGCATGGCCGGCAACCTGGTCTCGACCGTCGTCCTCTCCCGCGCCCTGCACGGCCTCGGCTGGACCACCACCTTCGTCGGCAGCTCCCTCGCCGGCGTCCTCGTCCTGGTCCTGCTGCTGCTCTTCCTCAAGGACCACCCGGAGGGGTACGAGCCCACCCCGGTCCAGCACGCCGGCGCCGCCTACGTCCGCCGGCAGATCGCCGAGTCCTGGCGCGAGCCCGGCACCCGCCTCGGCCTGTGGGTGCACTTCACCACCCAGTTCCCCGCCATGGTCTTCCTGCTGCTGTGGGGGCTCCCGTTCCTTGTCGAGGCACAGGGCCTGTCCCGCGGCACCGCCGGCGAGCTGCTCACCCTCGTCGTGCTCTCCAACATGGCCGTCGGCCTCGCGTACGGGCAGATCATCGCCCGCCACGGCGGCGCCCGCGCCCCGCTCGCCCTCGGCACGGTCGCCGCCACCGCCCTGCTGTGGGCGGCGACGATCGCGTACCCCGGCGACCACGCCCCGATGTGGCTGCTCGTCACCCTCTGCGCGGTCCTCGGGGCCTGCGGACCGGCCTCCATGATCGGCTTCGACTTCGCCCGCCCGGCCAACCCGCCGGAGCGTCAGGGCACCGCCTCCGGCATCGTCAACATGGGCGGGTTCGTCGCCTCCATGACGACGCTGCTCGCCATCGGCGTGCTGCTCGACGCGACCGGCGACGACTACCGGATCGCCTTCTCCTCGGTCTTCGTCCTCGAAGCCCTCGGCGTCGCCCAGATCCTCCGCCTCAAGTCCCGCACCCACCGGCGCGAACGCGAACGGCTCGTCGCCAGCCGCGTGGAGGCCGTCCACGTGCCGGTGTAG
- a CDS encoding GntR family transcriptional regulator has protein sequence MPSALKQPPAAERVYSHVKRAVLDRRYEGGTLLTEGELAQAVGVSRTPVREALLKLEMEGLLKLYPKKGALVLAVSAQEIADVVETRLLVEEFAVRKAVPAPPALLTRLEELLEEQQRQAGEGDLGEVAVTDRCFHAEIVRHAGNQILARLYDQLRDRQLRMGVAVMQAHPDRVAQNIAEHAEILDRLRAGDAEGAAAAVRRHLGRVGSLVRGEDR, from the coding sequence ATGCCCTCAGCGCTCAAGCAGCCGCCCGCCGCCGAACGGGTCTACAGCCACGTCAAGCGGGCGGTCCTCGACCGCCGTTACGAGGGCGGGACCCTGCTCACCGAGGGGGAGCTGGCCCAGGCCGTGGGCGTGTCCCGCACCCCCGTCCGCGAGGCGCTGCTCAAGCTGGAGATGGAAGGGCTGCTGAAGCTCTACCCGAAGAAGGGCGCCCTCGTCCTCGCCGTCTCCGCCCAGGAGATCGCCGACGTCGTCGAGACCCGGCTCCTCGTCGAGGAGTTCGCCGTCCGCAAGGCCGTCCCCGCCCCGCCCGCGCTCCTCACCCGCCTCGAAGAACTCCTGGAGGAGCAGCAGCGGCAGGCAGGAGAGGGAGACCTCGGCGAGGTCGCCGTCACCGACCGCTGCTTCCACGCCGAGATCGTCCGGCACGCCGGCAACCAGATCCTGGCCCGCCTCTACGACCAGCTCCGCGACCGTCAGCTCCGCATGGGCGTCGCCGTGATGCAGGCCCACCCCGACCGGGTCGCCCAGAACATCGCCGAGCACGCCGAGATCCTCGACCGCCTGCGCGCCGGCGACGCGGAGGGCGCCGCCGCCGCCGTCCGCCGCCACCTCGGCCGCGTCGGCAGCCTGGTCCGGGGTGAGGACCGGTGA